A single region of the Triticum dicoccoides isolate Atlit2015 ecotype Zavitan chromosome 2B, WEW_v2.0, whole genome shotgun sequence genome encodes:
- the LOC119368674 gene encoding uncharacterized protein LOC119368674, whose protein sequence is MTKRHGPAARVHRVHPLLLLLAAVLLLAATADGIRPGPDDADAKPAVQRARPGQAPGAATATEEKGFLQEEVYGTGSSLPDCTHACGACKPCNRVMVSFKCSIAEPCPMVYRCMCKGKCYPVPSS, encoded by the exons ATGACGAAGAGGCACGGTCCTGCCGCCCGAGTTCACCGCGTTCAcccccttcttctcctcctcgcggcCGTCTTGCTGCTCGCTGCCACGGCTGATGGCATCAGACCGGGCCCCG ATGATGCTGATGCGAAACCGGCAGTGCAGCGTGCACGGCCGGGGCAGGCGCCTggtgcggcgacggcgacggaggagAAGGGGTTCCTGCAGGAGGAGGTGTACGGGACGGGGTCGAGCCTGCCGGACTGCACGCACGCGTGCGGCGCCTGCAAGCCGTGCAACCGCGTCATGGTCAGCTTCAAGTGCTCCATCGCCGAGCCCTGCCCCATGGTCTACCGCTGCATGTGCAAGGGCAAGTGCTACCCCGTCCCCTCAAGCTAG